In Topomyia yanbarensis strain Yona2022 chromosome 2, ASM3024719v1, whole genome shotgun sequence, one DNA window encodes the following:
- the LOC131686153 gene encoding P protein isoform X5, giving the protein MDQSQVTEASLEIWRTLPAAIRQDPSLASFRQEHERLHGPDDDPLPNEDDPAEDGDNHSKEFITIKVTNAADSSVDGTDAESGKLTAGAVTPRASDKHQNGPNTTTTNGEGDEHEVTLHGVHNQSHPPQGKIFGYVKISCLLVVWLIFTGFLMSKNEKELESRQMSVPEGNVRTYILPDTPPGSRIGIYLKGAFLNDQQHNMTSNYVSVNLQLLYTSSNGSNLTYIQEHDVKHIENVTDAWLVPIPANTEMIDRQDEITRKHVFDIGTASHRKVLNGKAMLRVRLTTNADTDVPFKFTYDPTPIDKEMGVIYAAVVLLGLYVLIIWEIVNRTFAAIIASTLAIGVLAAMDERPSMPKLISWIDVETLLLLFGMMIMVAILSETGIFDFLAVYAYQVTNGKVWPLINCLCVFTAVLSSFLDNVTTVLLMTPVTIRLCEVMGLNPVPVLMSMVIYSNVGGTLTPVGDPPNVIIASNSYISKSGVNFATFTLHMAIPIAIIMVTTYFQLRMKFRNINDLRFSEPQDVQEIRHEIAVWQRAAASLSSYSKDEDLVRETLLKKVNRLSRALKKKLVSGSVPVESYKATLEELKGKYPIRNRALLVKSALTLAFVITFFFLHSAPDIQKLSLGWTALLGAILLLILADREDIESVIARVEWSTLLFFAALFILMEALAELGLIDWIGKQTVNVILSVSEESRLAVAILIILWVSAFASAFVDNIPLTTMMVKIAIGLAENEALDLPLIPLVWALALGACLGGNGTLIGASANVVCAGVAEQHGYRFTFIEYFKVGFPVMVGSIIVSTIYLMFAHVVFTWH; this is encoded by the exons GTCCCGATGACGATCCGTTGCCGAACGAGGACGACCCGGCGGAAGACGGTGACAACCACAGTAAGGAGTTCATCACAATAAAAGTCACAAATGCCGCCGATTCGAGCGTGGACGGAACCGATGCTGAGAGTGGCAAACTAACGGCGGGAGCGGTGACTCCCCGCGCTAGCGATAAACATCAAAATGGTCCCAACACGACGACAACCAATGGCGAGGGGGATGAACACGAAGTCACACTGCACGGCGTCCACAATCAGTCGCATCCGCCGCAAGGAAAAATCTTCGGCTATGTTAAGATCAGTTGCCTGCTGGTGGTGTGGCTTATTTTCACCGGTTTCCTTATGTCTAAGAACGAGAAAGAGCTGGAATCGCGACAAATGTCCGTGCCAGAGGGAAACGTCAGAA CTTACATACTACCGGACACACCCCCCGGATCGAGGATAGGGATCTACCTGAAAGGTGCCTTTTTGAATGACCAACAGCATAATATGACAAGCAACTACGTTTCGGTTAACTTACAACTGCTCTACACCAGCAGTAATGGTTCAAATTTAACCTACATACAGGAACATGACGTGAAACACATCGAA AATGTGACAGACGCCTGGTTAGTGCCGATCCCAGCTAATACCGAAATGATCGACCGGCAGGACGAGATCACTCGAAAACACGTGTTCGACATTGGCACTGCAAGTCACCGAAAGGTTCTCAATGGGAAGGCAATGCTGCGCGTTCGATTAACGACCAACGCGGACACCGATGTTCCGTTCAAGTTCACCTACGATCCGACACCGATCGATAAAGAGATGGGTGTAATTTACGCAGCGGTTGTTCTGCTAGGTCTTTACGTTCTGATTATTTGGGAGATCGTAAACCGCACGTTTGCGGCGATCATTGCCTCTACTCTGGCGATCGGTGTTCTAGCCGCTATGGACGAGAGACCCAGTATGCCGAAGTTGATCTCGTGGATTGACGTTGAAACGCTTCTGCTGCTTTTCGGTATGATGATCATGGTGGCGATTCTTTCGGAAACCGGTATCTTTGACTTCCTGGCTGTTTACGCGTATCAGGTAACCAATGGAAAAGTTTGGCCACTGATCAACTGTTTGTGCGTATTTACGGCCGTTTTATCGTCGTTTCTGGACAACGTGACGACCGTGTTGCTCATGACGCCGGTTACGATACGACTGTGTGAAGTGATGGGACTGAATCCGGTTCCGGTGCTGATGTCGATGGTGATCTACTCGAACGTCGGCGGTACGCTGACACCGGTCGGCGATCCGCCGAATGTGATCATCGCCTCGAACAGTTACATTTCGAAGAGT GGAGTTAATTTCGCCACATTCACACTGCACATGGCAATCCCGATAGCGATCATAATGGTCACGACCTATTTCCAGCTGCGAATGAAATTCCGGAACATTAACGATCTACGATTCAGTGAACCCCAGGATGTTCAGGAGATTCGACACGAGATTGCTGTGTGGCAGCGTGCAGCCGCATCGCTATCGTCCTATTCGAAGGATGAAGATTTGGTTCGAGAaacactgctcaaaaaggttaACCGGTTGTCGCGAGCGCTCAAGAAGAAGTTGGTCAGTGGTTCTGTCCCGGTGGAAAGTTACAAAGCAACGCTGGAAGAACTGAAGGGAAAG TATCCAATCAGGAACAGAGCGCTGCTGGTGAAGTCCGCTTTAACCCTCGCCTTTGTGATCACGTTCTTCTTCCTGCATTCGGCTCCAGATATTCAGAAGCTTTCGCTCGGCTGGACCGCGCTTCTGGGAGCCATACTTCTGCTGATTCTTGCTGACAG GGAAGACATTGAATCGGTGATTGCCCGCGTCGAGTGGTCCACCCTGCTCTTCTTCGCTGCCTTATTTATCCTGATGGAAGCCCTTGCCGAACTCGGCCTGATCGACTGGATCGGAAAGCAGACGGTGAATGTAATTTTATCCGTATCGGAGGAATCTCGATTAGCTGTTGCCATATTAATTATTCTCTGG GTATCTGCCTTTGCATCCGCCTTCGTCGACAATATCCCGCTAACAACGATGATGGTGAAAATTGCCATCGGCCTGGCCGAAAATGAAGCTCTTGATCTGCCCCTGATTCCTCTTGTGTGGGCACTTGCCCTAGGAGCTTGTTTAGGAG gtaacGGTACATTAATTGGTGCCTCCGCTAACGTAGTATGCGCTGGTGTTGCTGAGCAACATGGCTATAGGTTTACCTTTATAGAATATTTCAA